The following proteins come from a genomic window of Streptomyces sp. GS7:
- a CDS encoding elongation factor G-like protein EF-G2: protein MSEKSGTNPGAAGRAPAADRPTALRNVVLVGHSGSGKTTLVEALALASGAVNRAGRVEDGGCLSDYDEIEHRQQRSVQLSLVPVDWGGIKINLLDTPGYADFVGELRAGLRAADAALFVVSAADGVAGATRMVWDECAAVGMPRALVVTHLEAARSDFDEMTRRCAATLGGEDPDAVLPLYLPLYGTPGADGHAPVHGLIGLLSQRVFDYSSGERTERAPTDDELPLVAAARNRLIEGIIAESEDESLMDRYLGGEEIDIKTLVGDLETAVARGSFHPVLAAAPAADGARQGLGTVELLELITGGFPTPAEREAPAVTGTDGAPRQALRCDPEGPLAAEVVKTSSDPYVGRLSLVRVFSGTLRPDETVHVSGHGLQDRGHEDHDVDERIGALSAPFGKQQRPLSQAIAGDLACVAKLTRAETGDTLSGKDDPLLMEPWTMPDPLLPVAIEAHSKADEDKLSQGLARLVAEDPTMRLEHNQDTRQVVLWCLGEAHADVALERLRSRYGVQVDTVAHRVPLRETFGVPAAGRGRHVKQSGGHGQFAICEIQVDPLPGGSGIEFVDKVVGGAVPRQFIPSVEKGVRAQAARGLAVGHPLVDIRVTLLDGKAHSVDSSDAAFQMAGALALREAAAETRIDLLEPVAEVRVLVPDDFVGPVMSDLSGRRGRVVGTEQSGPGRTLIRAEVPEIEIGRYAVDLRSLSHGTGRFGRGYLRHEPMPPQLAARMREQAENGA, encoded by the coding sequence ATGAGCGAGAAGTCGGGTACCAACCCAGGAGCCGCCGGAAGGGCGCCGGCGGCCGACCGGCCCACGGCCCTGCGCAATGTGGTGCTGGTCGGCCACAGCGGATCGGGGAAGACCACCCTCGTCGAGGCGCTCGCGCTGGCGTCCGGCGCGGTCAACCGCGCGGGACGCGTCGAGGACGGCGGCTGTCTCTCGGACTACGACGAGATCGAGCACCGCCAGCAGCGCTCCGTACAGCTCTCCCTCGTCCCGGTGGACTGGGGCGGGATCAAGATCAATCTGTTGGACACCCCCGGATACGCGGATTTCGTCGGGGAACTCAGGGCCGGTCTGCGCGCGGCGGACGCGGCCCTCTTCGTTGTCTCGGCGGCCGACGGTGTGGCCGGCGCGACCCGGATGGTGTGGGACGAGTGCGCCGCGGTCGGGATGCCGCGCGCCCTGGTCGTCACGCACCTGGAAGCCGCCCGCTCCGACTTCGACGAGATGACCCGGCGCTGCGCCGCCACCCTCGGCGGCGAGGACCCGGACGCCGTACTCCCCCTCTACCTCCCCCTGTACGGCACACCGGGCGCCGACGGCCACGCCCCCGTACACGGCCTGATCGGCCTGCTCTCCCAGCGGGTCTTCGACTACTCCTCGGGCGAACGCACCGAGCGCGCGCCCACCGACGACGAGCTCCCCCTCGTCGCGGCGGCCCGCAACCGCCTCATCGAGGGGATCATCGCCGAGAGCGAGGACGAGTCCCTCATGGACCGCTATCTGGGCGGCGAGGAGATCGACATCAAAACGCTCGTCGGCGACCTGGAGACGGCGGTCGCCCGCGGCTCCTTCCATCCCGTACTGGCCGCGGCCCCGGCCGCGGACGGCGCCAGGCAGGGGCTCGGCACCGTGGAGCTGCTGGAGCTGATCACCGGCGGCTTCCCCACCCCCGCCGAACGCGAGGCCCCCGCCGTCACCGGCACCGACGGCGCCCCGCGGCAGGCCCTGCGCTGCGACCCCGAGGGCCCGCTCGCCGCCGAGGTGGTCAAGACCTCCTCCGACCCGTACGTGGGCCGGCTCTCCCTCGTCCGGGTCTTCTCCGGCACCCTGCGCCCCGACGAGACGGTGCACGTCTCCGGCCACGGCCTCCAGGACCGCGGCCACGAGGACCACGACGTGGACGAGCGGATCGGCGCACTGTCCGCACCCTTCGGCAAGCAGCAGCGCCCGCTGTCCCAGGCGATCGCCGGCGATCTGGCGTGCGTGGCCAAGCTGACCCGTGCCGAGACCGGCGACACCCTCTCCGGCAAGGACGACCCGCTCCTGATGGAGCCCTGGACGATGCCGGACCCGCTGCTGCCGGTCGCCATCGAGGCGCACAGCAAGGCCGACGAGGACAAGCTCTCCCAGGGCCTGGCCCGGCTCGTCGCGGAGGATCCCACGATGCGCCTGGAGCACAACCAGGACACCCGCCAGGTGGTCCTGTGGTGCCTGGGCGAGGCGCACGCCGATGTGGCACTGGAGCGGCTGCGCTCCCGTTACGGCGTCCAGGTCGACACCGTCGCCCACCGGGTCCCGCTCCGGGAGACCTTCGGCGTGCCCGCCGCGGGCCGCGGCCGGCACGTCAAACAGTCCGGCGGGCACGGCCAGTTCGCGATCTGCGAGATCCAGGTCGACCCGCTGCCCGGCGGCTCCGGCATCGAGTTCGTCGACAAGGTCGTGGGCGGCGCGGTCCCCCGGCAGTTCATCCCGTCCGTCGAGAAAGGCGTCCGCGCCCAGGCGGCACGCGGGCTCGCGGTCGGGCACCCGCTCGTCGACATCCGCGTCACGCTCCTCGACGGCAAGGCGCACTCGGTCGACTCCTCGGACGCCGCGTTCCAGATGGCGGGCGCGCTGGCGCTGCGCGAGGCCGCCGCGGAGACCCGGATCGACCTCCTCGAACCGGTCGCCGAGGTACGCGTCCTGGTCCCGGACGACTTCGTCGGCCCGGTGATGAGCGATCTGTCGGGCCGCCGCGGCCGGGTGGTGGGCACCGAGCAGTCCGGGCCCGGGCGCACCCTCATCCGCGCCGAGGTGCCCGAGATCGAGATCGGGCGCTACGCCGTCGATCTGCGTTCCCTCTCGCACGGCACCGGACGCTTCGGCCGCGGCTACCTGCGGCACGAGCCGATGCCCCCGCAGCTGGCCGCCAGGATGCGCGAACAAGCCGAGAACGGCGCATAG
- the pgsA gene encoding phosphatidylinositol phosphate synthase — MLNKYARAFFTRVLTPFAALLIRLGVSPDAVTLVGTGGVVAGALIFYPQGEFFWGTVVITLFVFSDLVDGNMARQLGRSSRWGAFLDSTLDRVADSAIFGGLALWYAGRGDNLTLCAIAIFCLASGQVVSYTKARGEAIGLPVNVNGLVERAERLVISLVACGLSGLHKFGVPGVEVLLPIALWIVAAGSAVTLGQRVVTVRRESAEADAIAQGGNG; from the coding sequence ATGCTGAACAAGTACGCGCGTGCGTTCTTCACGCGTGTTCTCACACCGTTCGCCGCCCTGCTCATCCGTCTCGGGGTCAGCCCGGACGCGGTCACCCTCGTCGGGACCGGCGGTGTGGTGGCCGGTGCCCTGATCTTCTACCCCCAGGGCGAGTTCTTCTGGGGCACGGTCGTGATCACGCTGTTCGTCTTCTCCGACCTGGTCGACGGCAACATGGCGCGGCAGCTGGGCCGCTCCAGCCGGTGGGGCGCCTTCCTGGACTCCACCCTCGACCGGGTCGCCGACTCGGCGATCTTCGGCGGGCTGGCCCTGTGGTACGCCGGACGCGGTGACAACCTGACGCTCTGCGCCATCGCGATCTTCTGCCTGGCCAGCGGCCAGGTCGTCTCGTACACCAAGGCGCGCGGCGAGGCCATCGGGCTGCCGGTGAACGTCAACGGCCTGGTGGAGCGCGCCGAGCGGCTGGTCATCTCGCTGGTCGCCTGCGGGCTGTCCGGGCTGCACAAGTTCGGGGTGCCCGGCGTGGAGGTCCTGCTGCCGATCGCCCTGTGGATCGTCGCCGCCGGCAGCGCGGTCACCCTCGGCCAGCGCGTGGTGACGGTACGCCGGGAGTCGGCCGAGGCCGACGCGATCGCTCAAGGGGGGAACGGCTGA
- a CDS encoding phosphatidylinositol mannoside acyltransferase: protein MGRGPLIDTGKLTDGLYGLGWSTVKKLPEGVAVRLGQQIADAVWKRRGKGVLRLEANLARVVPDASPQRLAALSRAGMRSYMRYWMESFRLPAWSKERIKAGFTPQDVHYLEDGLKSGRGVILALPHMGNYDLAGVWVTTKLGVPFTTVAERLKPESLYDRFVAYREGLGMEVLPHTGGAAFGTLARRLRAGGLVCLVADRDLSSSGMPVKFFGEPTKMPVGPAMLAVQTGAMLLPVTLWYDDTPVMRGRVHPEIEVPENGTRTEKAAQMTQQLADAFASGIADHPEDWHMLQRLWLADLEPRAAEPSGTETP, encoded by the coding sequence ATGGGACGCGGACCGCTGATCGACACCGGGAAGCTGACCGACGGGCTGTACGGCCTGGGCTGGAGCACGGTCAAGAAACTGCCGGAAGGCGTCGCCGTACGGCTGGGGCAGCAGATCGCCGACGCGGTCTGGAAGCGCCGCGGAAAGGGCGTCCTGCGCCTTGAGGCGAACCTCGCGCGGGTCGTCCCGGACGCCTCCCCGCAGCGGCTGGCCGCCCTCTCCCGGGCCGGGATGCGCTCGTACATGCGGTACTGGATGGAGTCGTTCCGGCTGCCGGCGTGGAGCAAGGAGCGGATAAAGGCCGGATTCACCCCCCAGGACGTGCACTACCTGGAGGACGGGCTCAAGAGCGGGCGCGGCGTGATCCTGGCGCTGCCCCACATGGGCAACTACGACCTGGCGGGCGTCTGGGTCACGACCAAGCTGGGCGTCCCGTTCACCACCGTCGCCGAGCGCCTCAAGCCGGAGAGCCTCTACGACCGGTTCGTCGCCTACCGCGAGGGCCTGGGTATGGAGGTGCTGCCGCACACCGGCGGCGCCGCCTTCGGCACCCTGGCCCGGCGGCTGCGGGCCGGCGGGCTGGTCTGCCTGGTCGCCGACCGCGACCTGTCCAGCTCCGGGATGCCGGTGAAGTTCTTCGGCGAGCCGACGAAGATGCCGGTCGGGCCCGCGATGCTCGCCGTCCAGACCGGCGCGATGCTGCTGCCGGTCACCCTCTGGTACGACGACACCCCCGTCATGCGCGGCCGGGTCCACCCGGAGATCGAGGTACCGGAGAACGGCACCCGCACCGAGAAGGCCGCCCAGATGACCCAGCAGCTCGCCGACGCCTTCGCCTCCGGTATCGCCGACCACCCCGAGGACTGGCACATGCTCCAGCGCCTCTGGCTCGCCGACCTGGAGCCTCGTGCGGCCGAGCCGTCCGGAACGGAGACGCCGTGA
- a CDS encoding glycosyltransferase family 4 protein, with the protein MRIGIVCPYAWDVPGGVQFHIRDLAEHLIRRGHHVSVLAPADDETPLPSYVVSAGRAVPVPYNGSVARLNFGFLSAARVRRWLQNGAFDVIHIHEPASPSLGLLACWAAQGPIVATFHTSNPRSRAMIAAYPILQPALEKISARIAVSEYARRTLVEHLGGDAVVIPNGVDVDFFARAEPKAEWQGRTLGFIGRIDEPRKGLPVLMKALPAILDAVPDARLLVAGRGDEEEAVAGLPAELRSRVEFLGMVSDEDKARLLRSVDVYVAPNTGGESFGIILVEAMSAGAPVLASDLDAFAQVLDQGEAGELFANEDARALADAAVRLLGSPERLAELRERGSKHVRRFDWTTVGADILAVYETVTTGASAVATDERVGLRARRWLAKD; encoded by the coding sequence GTGAGAATCGGCATCGTCTGCCCCTACGCCTGGGACGTCCCCGGTGGCGTCCAGTTCCACATCCGGGACCTGGCCGAGCACCTGATCCGGCGCGGCCACCACGTCTCGGTCCTCGCCCCCGCGGACGACGAGACCCCGCTGCCGTCGTACGTCGTCTCGGCCGGCCGCGCCGTCCCCGTCCCGTACAACGGCTCGGTGGCCCGCCTCAACTTCGGCTTCCTGTCCGCCGCCCGGGTCCGCCGCTGGCTCCAGAACGGCGCCTTCGACGTCATCCACATCCACGAACCGGCGTCCCCGTCCCTCGGCCTGCTCGCCTGCTGGGCGGCCCAGGGACCGATCGTGGCGACCTTCCACACCTCCAACCCGCGCTCCCGGGCCATGATCGCCGCGTATCCGATCCTCCAGCCCGCCCTGGAGAAGATCAGCGCGCGCATCGCGGTCAGCGAGTACGCCCGCCGCACCCTCGTCGAACACCTCGGCGGCGACGCGGTGGTCATCCCCAACGGCGTGGACGTCGACTTCTTCGCCCGGGCCGAGCCCAAGGCCGAGTGGCAGGGCCGGACCCTCGGCTTCATCGGCCGGATCGACGAGCCCCGCAAGGGCCTGCCGGTCCTGATGAAGGCGCTCCCGGCGATCCTCGACGCGGTCCCGGACGCCCGGCTGCTGGTCGCGGGCCGCGGCGACGAGGAGGAGGCGGTCGCCGGCCTGCCCGCCGAGCTGCGCTCCCGGGTCGAGTTCCTGGGCATGGTCAGCGATGAGGACAAGGCGCGCCTGCTGCGCAGCGTGGACGTCTACGTGGCCCCCAATACGGGCGGCGAGTCCTTCGGCATCATCCTCGTGGAGGCGATGTCCGCGGGCGCACCGGTGCTCGCCAGCGACCTCGACGCGTTCGCCCAGGTCCTGGACCAGGGCGAGGCGGGCGAGCTGTTCGCCAACGAGGACGCCCGGGCGCTGGCCGACGCGGCGGTGCGGCTGCTGGGCAGTCCCGAGCGACTGGCCGAACTCCGCGAGCGCGGCAGCAAGCATGTGCGGCGCTTCGACTGGACGACGGTCGGCGCGGACATCCTCGCGGTGTACGAGACGGTGACGACGGGGGCGTCCGCGGTGGCCACCGACGAGCGGGTCGGGCTGCGGGCCCGGAGGTGGCTCGCCAAGGACTGA
- the pdxS gene encoding pyridoxal 5'-phosphate synthase lyase subunit PdxS, with amino-acid sequence MSSTPNTPQNPETGTARVKRGMAEQLKGGVIMDVVTPEEAKIAEDAGAVAVMALERVPADIRKDGGVARMSDPDMIDGIIEAVSIPVMAKSRIGHFVEAQVLQSLGVDYIDESEVLTPADEVNHSDKWAFTTPFVCGATNLGEALRRIAEGAAMIRSKGEAGTGNVVEAVRHLRQIKGEIAKLRGCDNNELYAAAKELRAPFELVKEVAELGKLPVVLFSAGGVATPADAALMRQLGAEGVFVGSGIFKSGDPAKRAAAIVKATTFYDDPKVIADVSRNLGEAMVGINCDTLPEAERYANRGW; translated from the coding sequence GTGTCCAGCACGCCCAACACGCCCCAGAACCCCGAGACCGGAACCGCGCGCGTCAAGCGCGGCATGGCGGAGCAGCTCAAGGGCGGCGTGATCATGGACGTCGTCACGCCGGAAGAGGCGAAGATCGCCGAGGACGCCGGCGCCGTCGCCGTCATGGCCCTGGAGCGGGTGCCGGCCGACATCCGCAAGGATGGCGGCGTGGCCCGTATGTCCGACCCCGACATGATCGACGGCATCATCGAAGCCGTCTCGATCCCGGTCATGGCCAAGTCCCGTATCGGCCACTTCGTCGAGGCCCAGGTCCTCCAGTCGCTCGGCGTGGACTACATCGACGAGTCCGAGGTCCTCACCCCCGCCGACGAGGTCAACCACTCCGACAAGTGGGCCTTCACCACCCCCTTCGTCTGCGGTGCCACCAACCTGGGCGAGGCCCTGCGCCGCATCGCCGAGGGCGCGGCCATGATCCGCTCCAAGGGCGAGGCCGGCACCGGCAACGTCGTCGAGGCGGTCCGCCACCTGCGCCAGATCAAGGGCGAGATCGCCAAGCTGCGCGGCTGCGACAACAACGAGCTGTACGCCGCCGCCAAGGAGCTGCGCGCCCCGTTCGAGCTGGTCAAGGAGGTCGCCGAGCTCGGCAAGCTGCCCGTCGTGCTGTTCTCCGCCGGTGGTGTCGCCACCCCCGCCGACGCCGCGCTGATGCGTCAGCTCGGTGCCGAGGGCGTCTTCGTCGGCTCCGGCATCTTCAAGTCCGGCGACCCGGCCAAGCGCGCCGCCGCGATCGTGAAGGCCACCACCTTCTACGACGACCCCAAGGTCATCGCGGATGTCTCCCGCAACCTGGGCGAGGCGATGGTCGGCATCAACTGCGACACCCTCCCCGAGGCCGAGCGCTACGCCAACCGCGGCTGGTAA
- the pdxT gene encoding pyridoxal 5'-phosphate synthase glutaminase subunit PdxT: MSTTPTIGVLALQGDVREHVKALADAGAQARPVRRPEELAEVDGLVIPGGESTTMSKLAVVFGMLEPLRAFVKAGRPVYGTCAGMIMVADKLLDAREDQETLGGVDMIVRRNAFGRQNESFEAAVEVAGIPGGPVEGVFIRAPWVESIGASVDVLATYRGHTVAVRQGNVLATSFHPELTGDHRIHALFVDMVRAAA, encoded by the coding sequence ATGAGCACCACCCCCACCATCGGTGTGCTGGCGCTCCAGGGCGACGTCCGCGAGCACGTCAAGGCGCTCGCGGACGCCGGCGCCCAGGCGCGCCCGGTCCGCCGCCCCGAGGAGCTGGCCGAGGTCGACGGCCTGGTCATCCCCGGCGGCGAGTCCACCACCATGTCCAAACTGGCCGTCGTCTTCGGCATGTTGGAGCCGCTGCGCGCGTTCGTGAAGGCGGGCCGGCCGGTCTACGGCACCTGCGCCGGCATGATCATGGTCGCCGACAAGCTGCTGGACGCCCGCGAGGACCAGGAGACGCTCGGCGGCGTCGACATGATCGTGCGCCGTAACGCCTTCGGGCGGCAGAACGAGTCCTTCGAGGCCGCGGTCGAGGTCGCCGGCATCCCCGGCGGGCCGGTCGAGGGCGTCTTCATCCGGGCGCCGTGGGTCGAGTCGATCGGGGCGTCCGTCGATGTCCTGGCGACGTACCGTGGACATACGGTGGCCGTCCGGCAGGGTAACGTCCTTGCCACGTCGTTCCACCCTGAACTCACCGGCGACCACCGGATCCACGCGCTGTTCGTGGACATGGTGCGTGCGGCGGCCTGA
- a CDS encoding YebC/PmpR family DNA-binding transcriptional regulator: MSGHSKWATTKHKKAVIDAKRGKLFAKLIKNIEVAARMGGADIEGNPTLYDAIQKAKKQSVPNKNIDSALKRGAGLEAGGADYETIMYEGYGPNGVAVLIECLTDNRNRAASDVRVAMTRNGGSMADPGSVSYLFNRKGVVIVPKGELTEDDVLGAVLDAGAEEVNDLGESFEVLSEATDLVAVRTALQEAGIDYDSADANFVPTMQVELEEDGARKIFKLIDALEDSDDVQNVFANFDVSDDVMAKVDA; encoded by the coding sequence ATGTCCGGCCACTCTAAATGGGCTACGACCAAGCACAAGAAGGCCGTGATCGATGCCAAGCGCGGCAAGCTCTTCGCGAAGCTGATCAAGAACATCGAGGTCGCGGCGCGCATGGGCGGCGCCGACATCGAGGGCAACCCGACGCTGTACGACGCCATTCAGAAGGCCAAGAAGCAGTCGGTCCCGAACAAGAACATCGACTCCGCGCTCAAGCGCGGTGCCGGCCTCGAGGCCGGTGGCGCCGACTACGAGACGATCATGTACGAGGGCTACGGTCCCAACGGTGTCGCGGTGCTCATCGAGTGCCTGACCGACAACCGCAACCGTGCCGCGTCCGACGTCCGCGTCGCGATGACCCGCAACGGCGGTTCGATGGCCGACCCGGGCTCGGTGTCGTACCTGTTCAACCGCAAGGGCGTGGTGATCGTCCCCAAGGGCGAGCTGACCGAGGACGACGTGCTGGGCGCGGTCCTGGACGCCGGTGCCGAGGAGGTCAACGACCTCGGCGAGTCCTTCGAGGTGCTCAGCGAGGCCACCGACCTGGTCGCGGTGCGCACCGCGCTCCAGGAGGCCGGCATCGACTACGACTCGGCCGACGCCAACTTCGTCCCGACCATGCAGGTCGAGCTGGAGGAAGACGGCGCACGCAAGATCTTCAAGCTGATCGACGCGCTGGAGGACAGCGACGACGTGCAGAACGTCTTCGCCAACTTCGACGTGTCCGACGACGTCATGGCGAAGGTCGACGCCTGA
- the ruvC gene encoding crossover junction endodeoxyribonuclease RuvC produces the protein MKVLGVDPGLTRCGVGVVDGVAGRPLTMAGVGVVRTPADADVAHRLVLIERGIDEWLDTHRPELVAVERVFSQHNVRTVMGTAQASAVAMLCAARRGLPVALHTPSEVKAAVTGSGRADKAQVGAMVTRLLRLDAPPKPADAADALALAICHIWRAPAVNRLQQAHAAARRAAAPVRTLKGTR, from the coding sequence ATGAAGGTGCTGGGGGTGGACCCGGGGCTGACGCGGTGCGGGGTCGGCGTGGTGGACGGGGTCGCGGGACGGCCGCTGACCATGGCCGGCGTCGGCGTCGTACGGACCCCGGCGGACGCGGACGTCGCCCACCGCCTGGTCCTCATCGAGCGCGGCATAGACGAGTGGCTCGACACGCACCGTCCCGAACTCGTCGCCGTGGAGCGGGTGTTCAGCCAGCACAACGTCCGTACGGTCATGGGCACCGCCCAGGCCAGCGCGGTCGCGATGCTGTGCGCCGCCCGCCGTGGGCTGCCGGTCGCGCTGCACACCCCGAGCGAGGTCAAGGCGGCGGTGACCGGCTCCGGCCGGGCCGACAAGGCGCAGGTCGGCGCGATGGTCACCCGCCTGCTGCGGCTGGACGCACCACCCAAGCCGGCGGACGCCGCCGACGCCCTCGCGCTCGCCATCTGCCACATCTGGCGCGCCCCCGCGGTCAACCGCCTCCAGCAGGCGCACGCCGCGGCCCGCCGCGCCGCCGCTCCCGTACGCACGCTGAAGGGCACCCGATGA
- the ruvA gene encoding Holliday junction branch migration protein RuvA: MIAFVSGPVAALAPDTAVVEVGGIGMAVQCTPNTLSGLRVGARAKLATSLVVREDSLTLYGFADEDERQTFELLQTASGVGPRLAQAMLAVHSPDALRLAVSTGDEKALTAVPGIGKKGAQKLLLEFKDRLGAPVGGGRAAVGSAVTAGWRDQLQAALIGLGYATREADEAVAAVTPQAEAAAAAGGQPQVPQLLKAALQTLNRAR, from the coding sequence ATGATCGCCTTTGTCTCCGGCCCGGTCGCGGCCCTCGCTCCGGACACCGCCGTCGTCGAGGTCGGCGGTATCGGCATGGCCGTCCAGTGCACGCCGAACACCCTGTCCGGGCTGCGGGTCGGCGCGCGGGCCAAGCTCGCCACCTCCCTCGTCGTCCGCGAGGACTCGCTCACCCTCTACGGCTTCGCCGACGAGGACGAGCGGCAGACCTTCGAGCTGCTGCAGACCGCCAGCGGCGTCGGCCCCCGGCTCGCCCAGGCCATGCTCGCCGTGCACTCCCCGGACGCGCTGCGGCTCGCGGTGTCCACCGGCGACGAGAAGGCACTCACCGCCGTGCCCGGCATCGGCAAGAAGGGCGCGCAGAAGCTGCTGCTGGAATTCAAGGACCGGCTCGGCGCACCGGTCGGCGGCGGCCGGGCGGCCGTCGGCAGCGCCGTGACCGCCGGCTGGCGCGATCAGCTCCAGGCCGCGCTGATCGGCCTGGGGTACGCCACCCGCGAGGCGGACGAGGCGGTCGCCGCGGTCACCCCGCAGGCCGAGGCGGCGGCAGCCGCCGGCGGGCAGCCGCAGGTGCCGCAGCTGCTGAAGGCCGCGTTGCAGACCCTGAACCGGGCGCGATGA
- the ruvB gene encoding Holliday junction branch migration DNA helicase RuvB, producing the protein MNWDDTAPPTAEDAAGVAADRLVAADADGEDTAVEAALRPKDLEEFVGQERVREQLDLVLKAARARGATADHVLLSGAPGLGKTTLSMIIAAEMGAPIRITSGPAIQHAGDLAAILSSLQEGEVLFLDEIHRMSRPAEEMLYMAMEDFRVDVIVGKGPGATAIPLELPPFTLVGATTRAGLLPPPLRDRFGFTGHMEFYAPAELQRVIHRSAGLLDVAIETEGAAEIAGRSRGTPRIANRLLRRVRDYAQVKADGVITREVASQALGVYEVDGRGLDRLDRAVLTALLKLFGGGPVGLSTLAVAVGEERETVEEVAEPFLVREGLLARTPRGRIATPAAWTHMGLVPQQAGGGAQQGLFGA; encoded by the coding sequence GTGAACTGGGACGACACCGCACCGCCCACCGCCGAGGACGCCGCCGGCGTCGCGGCCGACCGGCTGGTGGCGGCCGACGCCGATGGCGAGGACACCGCCGTCGAGGCCGCGCTCCGGCCCAAGGACCTGGAGGAGTTCGTCGGCCAGGAGCGGGTCCGCGAACAGCTCGACCTGGTGCTGAAGGCGGCCCGCGCCCGCGGCGCCACCGCCGACCACGTGCTGCTCTCCGGGGCTCCCGGGCTGGGCAAGACGACCCTCTCGATGATCATCGCGGCCGAGATGGGCGCCCCGATCCGGATCACCTCCGGCCCGGCCATCCAGCACGCCGGCGACCTCGCGGCGATCCTCTCCTCCCTCCAGGAGGGCGAGGTCCTCTTCCTCGACGAGATCCACCGGATGTCCCGGCCCGCCGAGGAAATGCTCTACATGGCCATGGAGGACTTCCGGGTCGACGTGATCGTCGGCAAGGGCCCGGGCGCCACCGCCATCCCTCTGGAGCTGCCCCCGTTCACGCTCGTCGGCGCCACGACCCGGGCCGGCCTGCTGCCGCCGCCGCTGCGCGACCGCTTCGGCTTCACCGGCCACATGGAGTTCTACGCCCCCGCCGAGCTCCAGCGCGTCATCCACCGCTCCGCCGGTCTGCTCGACGTCGCCATAGAGACCGAGGGAGCCGCCGAGATCGCCGGCCGCTCCCGGGGCACGCCCCGGATCGCCAACCGCCTGCTGCGCCGGGTGCGCGACTACGCCCAGGTCAAGGCGGACGGGGTGATCACCCGCGAGGTCGCCTCGCAGGCCCTGGGGGTCTACGAGGTCGACGGCCGTGGTCTGGACCGGCTCGACCGGGCGGTGCTCACCGCCCTGCTCAAGCTGTTCGGCGGTGGCCCGGTGGGCCTGTCCACCCTGGCGGTCGCGGTGGGGGAGGAGCGCGAGACGGTCGAGGAGGTCGCCGAGCCGTTCCTCGTACGGGAGGGGCTGCTGGCGCGTACGCCGCGTGGCCGGATCGCGACCCCGGCGGCCTGGACGCACATGGGGCTGGTCCCGCAGCAGGCGGGCGGCGGCGCGCAGCAGGGCTTGTTCGGGGCATGA
- the yajC gene encoding preprotein translocase subunit YajC: protein MSIVTLLPFIVLIGAMFLMTRSAKKKQQAAQQMRDDMQAGTGVRTIGGMYATVKEIHEDTVLLEVAPGVHAIYAKNAIGAVLADEEYNRILDGADPIAGDEQPVVPDDISSLTGAGADEATEKGDKADKIDLGKTEAEAEPAADEAAKVDGDKADKADKAAKAEEPAKAEADTAKEDKKAGGADAK from the coding sequence GTGAGTATCGTGACTCTCCTCCCGTTCATCGTCCTCATCGGGGCCATGTTCCTGATGACGCGGTCCGCCAAGAAGAAGCAGCAGGCGGCCCAGCAGATGCGCGATGACATGCAGGCCGGCACCGGCGTCCGGACGATCGGTGGCATGTACGCCACCGTCAAGGAAATCCACGAGGACACCGTCCTCCTGGAGGTCGCCCCCGGCGTGCACGCCATCTACGCCAAGAACGCCATCGGCGCGGTGCTCGCGGATGAGGAGTACAACCGCATTCTGGACGGTGCCGACCCGATCGCCGGTGACGAGCAGCCGGTCGTCCCGGACGACATCTCGTCGCTGACCGGTGCCGGTGCCGACGAGGCCACCGAAAAGGGTGACAAGGCCGACAAGATCGACCTCGGCAAGACCGAGGCCGAGGCCGAGCCCGCCGCCGACGAGGCAGCCAAGGTCGACGGCGACAAGGCCGACAAGGCCGACAAGGCCGCCAAGGCCGAGGAGCCCGCCAAGGCCGAGGCCGACACCGCCAAGGAAGACAAGAAGGCCGGCGGCGCCGACGCGAAGTAG